The following are from one region of the Arachis duranensis cultivar V14167 chromosome 10, aradu.V14167.gnm2.J7QH, whole genome shotgun sequence genome:
- the LOC107469822 gene encoding uncharacterized protein LOC107469822: MSSRATNNSISKKFIAESNHTPQSPSDDIGENLGSAQQKSNVTKAQVKNTLMEAIEISSSLNEGVKMVENKEELKSKVEDVPGETIFNKENKGKKYDALNSQIMKMQEVVTNLQNMASVNQSMMPMMPYFHPMPSQFYNHLGGFNPSSPPYPSLSMPMTMSPYASPFENLSFEQAMTDTIINKLATPPVEKPSFETKKSFLGVKKTNPKISRAQSSKKIHGKQLCVADTPSTDVVKSLLSNASPTGYHINQRMPGFTKLQPRNLGVEAPFWLPVLFAPPTTMKLDDTEIMVATYIFGTNKDNEFGRQEILAKGCKFDATRDSFFNLIPKGWIDQTILDVYAHMLNDEEKTTSGVLRHWYMPTVFSQMALSGTIPSSQLREDYKEAFMGKVEVLRKIYVPVNEDNLHWYLVIFDMNQCQVILLDSNPDPKKKASKIFSIKQLALYLEGMLQHESFYDFESTIRPKVSEFPILEALGIGRQRNDS, from the exons ATGTCTTCAAGAGCAACTAACAACtccatttcaaaaaaattcatagCCGAAAGCAATCACACACCTCAATCACCATCTGATGACATTGGAGAAAACCTTGGCAGCGCTCAACAAAAATCAAACGTAACAAAAGCACAAGTGAAGAACACTCTGATGGAGGCCATCGAAATTTCGTCTAG TCTCAATGAGGGTGTCAAGATGGTAGAAAATAAGGAGGAATTAAAATCTAAAGTAGAGGATGTGCCAGGTGAAACCATCTTTAACAAG GAGAATAAAGGTAAAAAATATGATGCGCTCAACTCACAAATCATGAAGATGCAAGAAGTTGTCACTAACTTGCAAAACATGGCCTCTGTCAATCAATCTATGATGCCAATGATGCCTTACTTTCATCCCATGCCGTCACAATTTTATAATCATTTGGGAGGATTTAACCCAAGCTCACCTCCTTATCCATCGCTTTCAATGCCAATGACCATGTCTCCATATGCAAGTCCCTTTGAAAACCTTTCTTTTGAGCAAGCCATGACAGACACGATAATAAACAAGTTGGCCACTCCCCCGGTTGAAAAACCTTCTTTTGagacaaaaaaatcttttctcgGTGTGAAGAAGACTAATCCTAAAATTTCTAGAGCCCAGTCATCCAAAAAAATACATGGTAAACAATTATGTGTAGCAGATACTCCATCAACTGATGTTGTCAAATCATTGCTGAGTAACGCATCTCCTACTGGTTATCATATAAATCAGAGGATGCCAGGGTTTACAAAACTCCAACCGAGAAATCTTGGGGTTGAAGCTCCATTT tGGCTACCAGTATTGTTTGCACCGCCAACTACCATGAAATTAGATGACACTGAAATCATGGTTGCAACCTACATATTTGGAACAAATAAAGATAATGAGTTTGGGAG ACAAGAGATATTAGCAAAAGGATGCAAATTTGATGCAACCAGAGATtctttttttaacttaattCCAAAGGGTTGGATTGACCAAACT atACTGGACGTATATGCTCATATGCTAAATGATGAGGAGAAGACTACTTCCGGAGTTTTAAGACATTGGTATATGCCCACAGTCTTTTCG CAAATGGCATTGTCGGGAACTATCCCAAGTAGTCAACTTCGAGAGGATTATAAAGAGGCATTTATGGGCAAagtggaagtccttagaaag ATTTATGTGCCTGTTAATGAAGATAATCTTCATTGGTATCTTGTTATCTTCGACATGAATCAGTGTCAAGTAATTTTGTTGGATTCCAACCCAGACCCTAAGAAGAAAGCAAGTAAAATATTCAGCATTAAGCAATTG GCTTTGTACCTTGAAGGGATGCTTCAACATGAATCTTTCTATGACTTTGAGAGTACAATTAGGCCTAAGGTGTCTGAGTTTCCCATTTTGGAAGCTCTCGGAATAGGAAGACAAAGAAATGACTCGTAA
- the LOC107469825 gene encoding cytochrome b561 and DOMON domain-containing protein At4g12980-like — protein MVPGKLSFEVWGLKGEESGGAIMIFANMKVPEKVTTLNQVWQVGPSVTAGRFDKHDFAPENLNSKGMLNLIGDHNVSGGAVDSRTKKKNIHGVLNSVSWGVLFPLGAVIARYMRTYPSADPAWFYLHAGCQVSAYAIGVAGWATGLKLGSESAGVVYSVHRNIGITLFCLSAIQMFALFIRPKKDHKYRYFWNIYHHSFGYTIIILGIINIFRGFDILNPERKWKSTYIVVIASLGAVALLLEVITWIVVVKRKSSTKPYDGYNGQSRQQPLNM, from the exons ATGGTCCCAGGGAAGCTGTCGTTCGAAGTATGGGGCTTGAAGGGTGAGGAGAGTGGAGGAGCCATAATGATCTTCGCAAACATGAAGGTGCCAGAGAAGGTTACGACCTTGAACCAGGTGTGGCAGGTGGGGCCCTCCGTCACAGCTGGGAGATTTGACAAGCACGACTTCGCTCCGGAGAATCTCAATTCCAAGGGGATGCTCAACTTGATTGGAGACCACAATGTTAGTGGTGGTGCAGTGGACTCTAGAACCAAGAAGAAGAAT ATTCATGGAGTGCTGAACTCTGTGAGTTGGGGTGTCCTGTTTCCCCTTGGAGCAGTGATAGCAAGGTATATGAGAACGTACCCATCCGCAGATCCAGCTTGGTTCTATCTTCATGCTGGCTGCCAGGTATCTGCTTATGCAATTGGTGTTGCTGGCTGGGCAACTGGTCTTAAACTTGGAAGCGAATCAGCAGGGGTTGTCTACAGTGTTCATCGCAATATTGGAATTACCCTCTTTTGTCTTTCCGCTATACAG ATGTTCGCATTGTTCATAAGGCCAAAGAAGGATCATAAATATAGATACTTTTGGAATATCTATCACCACAGCTTTGGTTACACTATAATCATCCTGGGCATTATCAACATATTCAGGGGCTTTGACATCTTGAATCCTGAAAGGAAATGGAAATCAACTTACATTGTAGTGATTGCTTCATTGGGTGCAGTCGCGTTATTGTTGGAGGTGATCACCTGGATTGTTGTCGTGAAGAGAAAGTCTAGCACCAAACCATATGACGGATACAATGGACAAAGCAGGCAACAACCCTTAAACATGTGA